A single window of Hyla sarda isolate aHylSar1 chromosome 2, aHylSar1.hap1, whole genome shotgun sequence DNA harbors:
- the RPL8 gene encoding 60S ribosomal protein L8, whose amino-acid sequence MGRVIRGQRKGAGSVFRAHVKHRKGPAKLRAVDFAERHGYIKGIVKDIIHDPGRGAPLAKVAFRDPYRFKKRTELFIAAEGIHTGQFVYCGKKAQLNIGNVLPVGTMPEGTIVCCVEEKPGDRGKLARASGNYATVISHNPETKKTRVKLPSGSKKVISSANRAIVGVVAGGGRIDKPILKAGRAYHKYKAKRNCWPRVRGVAMNPVEHPFGGGNHQHIGKPSTIRRDAPAGRKVGLIAARRTGRLRGTKTVQEKEN is encoded by the exons ATGGGACGTGTGATCAGGGGACAGAGAAAGGGTGCCGGCTCTGTATTCAGAGCTCATGTCAAGCACAGGAAAGGCCCCGCTAAGCTCAGGGCTGTCGACTTTGCTGAAAGGCACGGCTACATCAAGGGTATTGTAAAA GACATCATCCATGATCCTGGCCGTGGTGCTCCTCTTGCCAAGGTCGCCTTCCGTGACCCTTACAGGTTTAAAAAGAGGACCGAACTGTTCATTGCAGCTGAGGGAATCCACACTGGTCAATTTGTCTACTGCGGAAAGAAAG CTCAGCTTAACATCGGAAATGTCCTCCCAGTTGGTACCATGCCTGAAGGAACCATTGTGTGTTGTGTAGAGGAGAAACCAGGTGATCGAGGCAAGCTGGCCCGTGCATCTGGCAACTATGCCACCGTTATCTCTCATAACCCAGAAACAAAGAAGACCAGAGTGAAGCTGCCTTCTGGTTCTAAGAAGGTCATCTCTTCTGCAAACAGAGCAATTGTTG GAGTTGTTGCTGGAGGTGGACGTATTGACAAACCCATTCTGAAGGCAGGACGTGCCTACCACAAGTACAAGGCCAAGAGAAACTGCTGGCCACGTGTCCGTGGTGTGGCTATGAAC cctGTTGAACATCCCTTCGGTGGTGGTAACCATCAGCACATTGGTAAACCTTCAACTATCAGGAGAGATGCTCCAGCTGGTCGCAAAGTTGGTCTTATTGCTGCTCGTCGTACTGGTCGTCTGCGCGGCACAAAGACAGTGCAAGAAAAGGAGAACTAA